The DNA segment AAACTGGGCCAGAAGGAAGAGGCCATTTTGAAGCTCAATGAAAAAATATTTCAAAGCATAAAACAATTGTTTCAGGAATTCAGAAATGAGGAGAGCATCAATTCTGAAGCAAAAAAGGCCTCTTTAAAAGATCGGGCAAACAGCTCTGTTCAGGCCATAGGCAGATCAGGACAGATCAATTTTGGAATCAGCATATTGTCTTACCTCGCCATCATTCTGTTGATGTGGAAGCTCTATAATGCCTATGATAAGACGGTGAAAGCAAACCAGCTGGCGGCAGAGCAGGTGGTCATTAAATCGAGGTTCTTTACGAGCATCAGCCATGAAATGAGAACGCCTTTAAATGCGATCATAGGGGTGTCAGAACAGTTGAAATCTACGCCGCTGAATGAAGACCAGCGCTCCATGTCTAAACTACTGGACAACTCTTCTTCCATGTTATTGTCGGCGGTAAATGAAGTGCTGGATTTTTCAAGGTTGGAAACAGGAAAGTTATCCCTGGCGAAAACATCGTTCCGCTATAAAAGGATTCTGAAAGAAATCTCTGAAACCGCTAGGGTTCTGGCAGATCAGAAAGGATTAATTCTGGAATTGGTACAGGGCGCAGCTCCGGACCTGTTGCTCGATGGCGATCCTTACCGACTGAAACAGATCGTCATGAACCTGACCGCCAATGCCATCAAGTTTACGGATAAAGGAAAAGTGAGCATTCATGTGAGTGTTAAGAAGGCAGATGAAAAACAAGCTACTTTATTAATTAAAGTCATAGATACGGGAATAGGGATTTCAAATGAGAACCTTCCTTTGATCTTCAATGAATTTTCACAGGTCATCAATTCGAAACGCAGCGACTGGCAAAAGGGCTCAGGACTGGGCTTGCCGATCAGCAAGAAGCTTGTGGAATTGCATAGAGGAAAGATCTCTGTGGAAAGCAGCCTGGGTAAGGGCTCTACCTTTATCCTGGAAATCCCTTATGCCATTGCCCCAAAAGATACAGAAGACCGTGCAGGGGAGAAATCTCCGGTCATCAACAGCGACCGGTTCAAAGACCTTCACCTCCTGGTGGTCGACGATTCGGAAATGAATTTGCTGGTCATAAAAATGATCTTTAAGAAACTGGGAATTAGCTTTGATACCGCAAATGACGGACAGGAAGCGCTCACCTTCCTGGAGGATAAGCGATATGATATGGTCCTCACAGATATCCAGATGCCCGAAATGGATGGTATTGAACTGACCAAAAGAATCCGTGCGCTGGAGGATCCCACCAAGGCACAATTGCCTGTGATCGCCATCACCGGACAAATCACCAGTGAATCACATGACCGCTATATTTCTGCAGGGCTTAATGATTACATCATCAAACCGTTTACAGAAACAGAATTGATGGAGAAAATACTGGATTACATCAACTAATTCTGTTTTTTTAAGCCTGCCGATCAGTCATTGTAAAATTACGCAAACGATTGAAATGCGAAATGCAATCGTTTGTGTACAGAATGCTGTTTTTCAGTAGCTGTTTTTGGTTATTATTTCACTAAAATTGTGATTGACGATAACAAAGTAGGTGATGAAAAATAAACTCCATGGTTTCCTGTTAATGGCTGCAATACTATTTGTAAGCGCTCCGGTTTTGGCACAACTGAACATTATTCCGCTTCCTAAAAAAGTAGAAGAACGGGGAAGTCCGTTTGTGATCAGGCCACAAACTAAGATCTGGTTTGAAAAAGGCCTGAAGCCTCAGGCAGAACTACTGGCTGCAGCGTTATCTCCGGCTACGGGATTTGACTTTATACCGGAAGAAGCGAAAAATCCAACCAAAGGAATTGTTTTGAGCACCGGCAACCCGGGATCAGCTAATAAGGAAAGTTATCGTCTCAGTGTGAATAAAGACCTGATCCAGATCACTGGTCAGCACAGTGCGGGTGTTTTCTATGGCATCCAGACGCTATTGCAAATGCTGCCTGCAGAAATCTATAACAAACAACGCCAAAAATCAGTGAACTGGGAGGTTAAAGGTGCCTTAATCGAAGATGCCCCGCTTTATCCCTGGAGGGGAATGATGCTGGATGTGTCCCGTTATTTTTTCGGAAAAGACTATGTACTGAGGTTCATCGATATGATGGCCATGTACAAAATGAATACCCTTCACCTGCACCTGACCGATGATGCGGGATGGCGTATGGAGATCAAAAAATATCCAAAGTTAACTTCAATAGGAGCCTGGAGAGGAGTGGGGCCAGAAAGAACAGGAGGTTATTATACCCAGGAAGACATGAAAGAAATGGTGGCTTACGCGACCTTAAGAAACGTAGACATCATTCCGGAAATTGAATTGCCGGCACATGCGCTGGCTTCTATCGCTGCTTATCCGTTTTTGGCTTGTACAGGAGAACAACATGAAGTTCCGGCTCAGCATTTCATCAGCAAAGACATCTATTGTGTGGGCAGAGAATCGACTTTCGATTTTTTAGCAGACGTATTTAAAGAAACGTTCGCCATATTCCCTTCTAAATATATTCATATTGGTGGTGATGAAGCCGTTTACGACCGCTGGAAAGAATGTCCGCATTGCCAGAAGAAAAAGAATGAACTGGGATTGAAAACAGAAAAGGAATTGCAGGTATACTTTAATCAAAGGGTACAAACGATGGTTAAGAAATATGGAAAGACCATTGTTGGCTGGGATGAAATCATTGAAGATGGCTTGAAAGAGAAAGCGGTAGGAATGGTTTGGCACGATGAGAAAAAAGCATTTAAGGCCGCAGAAGCAGGACATTATTCTGTGATGTCGCTGACCGGATATTGCTATTTTGATGTTGCTGAAAGCAGTATTCCCGGAGAAATTAAAGCCGCCGGATGGCTTCCGCCAATTTCTTTGGAAAAGGTCTACCAATTGAACCCGATGCTGAAAGGTATGGACGAAAAATACCGCCCCCTGATCTTAGGTGCATCTGCAACCTTATGGTCAGACCAGTTTATCCATGGAACCATACTTCAGGAGCTTCCACAGCTCAATGAAAACCGTTCGGAGAAATATTTCGACTACCTGACCTTTCCAAGGATGTCTGCATTGGCTGAAGTCTGCTGGACACCGGTAGCAAGACAAAGCTGGACTGCTTTTGAACAACGCCAGAGCACGCATTACAACCGTTACGATCAGGCGGGTTATGGCTATCGTTTGCCTCAGCCTAAACTGATCAGCAATGAAAAAGGAGATCAGGGATATACCATAAAGCTGGAAAACACGGTAAAGGACGCACAAATCAGGTATACAACCGATGGAACACTTCCAAATGTTCATTCTGCGATCTACAACGGAGCAGTAACGGTTGCCAAACTGAACGATTTTTACGCAATTACAGTGATGAACAGCAACCAGTATTCTCTACCATTATACTTCCCAGAGAAATATGAGAAGTTCAGGAAATATGGGGAATTTGTGGCAGACTGGAACCCTTCAAAAGTAAAAGGTAAAGACTTCGCTGTTTTTGAAATGAATGGCTCCGGAAAGATCAATGCAAACGGAGCTTATACGCTTTCTTTCTGGTATACCGAAGGAACGTCCAGACTGGATATCCAGAGCGTAGAGGTTTTTAAAAACGGACAGAAGATTGCGGAAGATGTACATGAAGGATTTACCGGAGGATCGACGAAAGACAATGAGTACAAGTTTCAGATCAGCAATTACGAAACCGGTGCTGCTTTCAGTATCAAAGCTAAAGTACGTGGAGACGTGAGTAACGATAGCAATGGTGTGGTCATGATCAGAAAAAATTAAGAAGGTAAAGGAACTGACTGGTTTGATGTAAATAATGATAACTTTACCTTTATGAAAACGTTAATGCTCTC comes from the Pedobacter sp. FW305-3-2-15-E-R2A2 genome and includes:
- a CDS encoding ATP-binding protein, whose protein sequence is MKNKQRSFLVISVIILLFIAFLFRNSVVQRSEQRVLISSLKELEGNSRQISKLDTITMSLQTAENNFRMYTTLWDTVYFKKYTKEVLLISGLLEDLTVEDTSKISGHIVGDLKSKKGQMMLYGEIKKLTDSLNNVNVELELLKITGDVPKLRPTPKATLKKTTKVEQLKASPEVKKEKFFKRLKNAILNKEELKDSVKTLKTEVTYEQAPSNVDEYNKKQLERIERFYAGLYEDLKNNRKKLGQKEEAILKLNEKIFQSIKQLFQEFRNEESINSEAKKASLKDRANSSVQAIGRSGQINFGISILSYLAIILLMWKLYNAYDKTVKANQLAAEQVVIKSRFFTSISHEMRTPLNAIIGVSEQLKSTPLNEDQRSMSKLLDNSSSMLLSAVNEVLDFSRLETGKLSLAKTSFRYKRILKEISETARVLADQKGLILELVQGAAPDLLLDGDPYRLKQIVMNLTANAIKFTDKGKVSIHVSVKKADEKQATLLIKVIDTGIGISNENLPLIFNEFSQVINSKRSDWQKGSGLGLPISKKLVELHRGKISVESSLGKGSTFILEIPYAIAPKDTEDRAGEKSPVINSDRFKDLHLLVVDDSEMNLLVIKMIFKKLGISFDTANDGQEALTFLEDKRYDMVLTDIQMPEMDGIELTKRIRALEDPTKAQLPVIAITGQITSESHDRYISAGLNDYIIKPFTETELMEKILDYIN
- a CDS encoding family 20 glycosylhydrolase, yielding MKNKLHGFLLMAAILFVSAPVLAQLNIIPLPKKVEERGSPFVIRPQTKIWFEKGLKPQAELLAAALSPATGFDFIPEEAKNPTKGIVLSTGNPGSANKESYRLSVNKDLIQITGQHSAGVFYGIQTLLQMLPAEIYNKQRQKSVNWEVKGALIEDAPLYPWRGMMLDVSRYFFGKDYVLRFIDMMAMYKMNTLHLHLTDDAGWRMEIKKYPKLTSIGAWRGVGPERTGGYYTQEDMKEMVAYATLRNVDIIPEIELPAHALASIAAYPFLACTGEQHEVPAQHFISKDIYCVGRESTFDFLADVFKETFAIFPSKYIHIGGDEAVYDRWKECPHCQKKKNELGLKTEKELQVYFNQRVQTMVKKYGKTIVGWDEIIEDGLKEKAVGMVWHDEKKAFKAAEAGHYSVMSLTGYCYFDVAESSIPGEIKAAGWLPPISLEKVYQLNPMLKGMDEKYRPLILGASATLWSDQFIHGTILQELPQLNENRSEKYFDYLTFPRMSALAEVCWTPVARQSWTAFEQRQSTHYNRYDQAGYGYRLPQPKLISNEKGDQGYTIKLENTVKDAQIRYTTDGTLPNVHSAIYNGAVTVAKLNDFYAITVMNSNQYSLPLYFPEKYEKFRKYGEFVADWNPSKVKGKDFAVFEMNGSGKINANGAYTLSFWYTEGTSRLDIQSVEVFKNGQKIAEDVHEGFTGGSTKDNEYKFQISNYETGAAFSIKAKVRGDVSNDSNGVVMIRKN